A window from Nitrosopumilus adriaticus encodes these proteins:
- a CDS encoding 2-amino-3,7-dideoxy-D-threo-hept-6-ulosonate synthase, translated as MVSGNQIRLNRILRKGRMLCIPMDHGISNGPIEGLEDPVSTIYKCEGHGLTSVIINKGILKALPKPTKVGVLVHFSSSTSLSLSPNRKMLTGTVKEAVAMGADGVSLHINIGGKEEPEMLEQLGMTADQCHKWGMPLLAMMYPRGENIKDPHEPEIVGHVARIGAECGADIVKTLYTGDIDSFAKIVKSTPVPIVIAGGPKAKTDLDILQMTEDAMTAGAKGVTYGRNIFAHKTPEKIVEALADIIFRKVTAKEAMKKIE; from the coding sequence ATGGTATCAGGCAATCAAATCAGATTAAATCGAATTCTTCGAAAAGGAAGAATGTTATGTATCCCAATGGATCACGGTATTTCAAATGGGCCAATTGAAGGTCTAGAAGATCCAGTATCTACAATTTACAAATGTGAGGGCCATGGTCTTACCAGTGTAATTATCAATAAAGGAATTCTCAAAGCATTACCAAAGCCAACCAAAGTTGGAGTTTTAGTTCATTTCTCTAGTAGCACATCATTATCGTTATCACCTAACCGAAAAATGCTTACTGGAACAGTAAAGGAAGCAGTTGCGATGGGTGCTGATGGAGTTTCATTGCACATCAATATTGGAGGCAAGGAAGAGCCAGAGATGCTAGAACAATTAGGAATGACTGCAGACCAATGTCACAAGTGGGGAATGCCACTTTTAGCAATGATGTATCCAAGAGGGGAAAATATCAAAGATCCACATGAACCTGAAATTGTAGGTCATGTTGCAAGAATTGGGGCAGAATGTGGCGCAGACATTGTAAAGACACTATACACTGGCGACATTGATTCATTTGCAAAAATCGTAAAAAGTACTCCAGTACCAATTGTAATTGCAGGTGGACCCAAAGCAAAAACAGATTTAGATATTCTTCAAATGACAGAAGATGCCATGACTGCAGGAGCTAAAGGAGTTACATATGGTAGAAACATCTTTGCACATAAAACACCTGAAAAAATAGTTGAGGCATTAGCTGATATAATTTTTAGAAAAGTAACTGCAAAGGAAGCAATGAAGAAAATTGAGTAA
- a CDS encoding 3-dehydroquinate synthase II, giving the protein MSKNRELIISPKVSQTQLAKFLPQLESEGIKMLYIDPKKLGKKKTKIKTVYPSNASNFVVLEKEGMVKPKGKKVGMKFQVLSNSDIDHILTVAKKGLDFVIVEVKDWKIIPLENIIAKLHKIHTQIFAIAKTPEEVRKMFSILEVGVDGVIFNTDSINEVREAMLYLGTRSFDMKPAKIIEIKEVGDGERVCVDTASMLHKGEGMLIGSRSNFLFLVHNESVGSSFTSPRPFRVNAGAVHCYTLSPDGTTNYLSEVETGSEVLILNSKGKARRATVGRSKIERRPMLMIKASAGGEIGGIIAQDAETIRFVKPNGQLVSVTHLKKGDTVMVHSKPATGRHFGMEVSDEYILEK; this is encoded by the coding sequence TTGAGTAAAAATAGAGAATTAATTATTTCACCCAAAGTCTCACAAACACAGCTAGCTAAATTTCTTCCACAGTTAGAATCAGAAGGAATCAAAATGTTGTATATCGATCCAAAAAAATTAGGAAAGAAGAAAACAAAAATTAAAACAGTTTACCCTTCAAATGCATCAAACTTTGTAGTTCTTGAAAAAGAAGGAATGGTAAAACCAAAAGGCAAGAAAGTAGGCATGAAGTTTCAAGTATTATCAAATTCAGATATTGATCATATCCTTACTGTTGCAAAGAAAGGATTAGACTTTGTCATTGTAGAAGTGAAAGATTGGAAAATAATTCCTTTAGAAAACATTATTGCAAAACTCCACAAAATTCACACACAGATTTTTGCAATAGCAAAAACTCCTGAGGAGGTAAGAAAGATGTTCTCAATTTTAGAAGTAGGGGTAGATGGAGTTATTTTCAACACAGATTCAATTAACGAGGTTAGAGAGGCAATGCTATACCTAGGAACAAGAAGTTTCGATATGAAACCAGCAAAGATTATCGAGATTAAAGAGGTAGGAGACGGAGAACGAGTATGTGTAGATACCGCATCAATGCTTCACAAAGGGGAAGGCATGTTAATTGGGAGTAGATCAAACTTTTTGTTTCTTGTACACAACGAATCAGTAGGTTCATCATTTACATCTCCTAGACCATTCAGAGTTAATGCCGGCGCAGTTCATTGTTACACATTATCACCTGACGGTACAACAAACTATCTTTCAGAAGTTGAAACAGGTTCTGAAGTCTTAATTCTAAATTCTAAAGGAAAGGCAAGAAGAGCAACTGTGGGAAGATCAAAAATAGAAAGAAGGCCAATGTTGATGATAAAAGCTTCTGCAGGAGGAGAAATCGGAGGAATAATAGCTCAAGATGCTGAAACAATTAGATTTGTAAAACCAAATGGACAACTAGTCTCAGTAACACATCTCAAGAAAGGAGACACAGTTATGGTTCATTCAAAGCCTGCAACTGGCAGACATTTTGGAATGGAAGTTTCTGATGAATACATTTTAGAAAAATGA
- the aroD gene encoding type I 3-dehydroquinate dehydratase, which translates to MKYKTCVSIAEKTPNKIKQTLKIALKKSDFVEVRFDFLKIEQIPESLELIKKDLNRIVCTLRPKTEGGKFSGNEKERIAILKLIAEYNPFLLDVEFNTLKKNSALTKYLKSTKTKLLVSWHDFKKTPTSAELKKKIAQMSKFSNNVKIVSTANSTDDATRMLELYSKKGKNNLISFAMGDMGRISRILCLYLGSPYTYVSLGKAVAPGQFSVDEVKKITNLK; encoded by the coding sequence ATGAAGTACAAAACTTGTGTATCAATTGCTGAAAAAACACCAAATAAAATTAAACAGACATTAAAAATTGCATTAAAGAAATCAGATTTTGTTGAAGTGAGATTTGATTTTTTAAAAATTGAACAAATTCCAGAATCATTGGAATTAATCAAAAAAGATCTAAATAGAATTGTCTGCACACTAAGACCTAAAACAGAAGGGGGTAAATTTTCTGGAAATGAAAAAGAAAGAATTGCAATTCTCAAGCTTATTGCAGAATATAATCCATTTTTGTTAGATGTGGAATTTAACACACTAAAGAAAAATTCAGCATTAACAAAATATCTCAAATCAACAAAAACAAAACTACTTGTTTCATGGCATGACTTTAAAAAAACTCCAACGTCTGCAGAATTAAAAAAGAAGATTGCTCAAATGTCCAAGTTTTCAAACAATGTCAAAATTGTCAGTACAGCAAATTCAACAGATGACGCAACTAGAATGCTAGAGTTGTATAGTAAAAAAGGGAAAAATAATTTGATATCATTTGCAATGGGAGATATGGGAAGAATATCAAGGATTTTGTGCCTATATTTGGGCAGCCCATACACGTACGTCTCTTTGGGAAAAGCAGTAGCACCAGGTCAATTCAGTGTTGATGAAGTAAAAAAAATTACAAATCTAAAATAA
- the aroE gene encoding shikimate dehydrogenase yields the protein MGKSFAVIGDPIDHSLSPNIHSAAFRELNLDASYIAYRIPVGELEEGVEGLKKIKIDGFNITIPHKVEMMKYLNKMDESCSLIGAVNTVTNKDGILKGYNTDMDGFLEPFKKKKLIIENKKVLLLGAGGAARAIVAGFAKEKAKSITIANRTLQNAMNLSEFAKKIGLDANAMKIEDVKESSKDYDIIVNATSVGLKNEPSVISLEGINEKTIVYDIVYMPMNTDFIKKAKAKNAVIIFGYEMLLGQAVRAFEIWHGMEAPYNAMKKALLGGF from the coding sequence ATGGGAAAATCATTTGCAGTAATAGGAGATCCAATTGATCATTCATTATCTCCAAATATTCATAGCGCAGCATTTAGGGAATTAAATTTAGATGCTTCATACATTGCATATAGAATTCCAGTTGGGGAATTAGAAGAAGGTGTGGAGGGACTCAAAAAAATAAAAATTGACGGATTCAACATCACCATTCCCCACAAAGTAGAGATGATGAAGTATTTGAATAAAATGGATGAATCTTGTAGTTTGATTGGTGCAGTAAATACTGTTACAAACAAAGATGGGATTCTAAAAGGATACAATACAGACATGGATGGTTTTCTAGAGCCATTTAAGAAGAAGAAATTAATCATAGAAAACAAAAAAGTTCTTCTTCTTGGTGCAGGGGGGGCAGCAAGAGCAATAGTTGCAGGATTTGCTAAAGAAAAAGCAAAATCCATAACAATTGCAAACAGGACTTTGCAAAATGCAATGAATCTCTCAGAATTTGCAAAAAAGATTGGGCTTGATGCAAATGCCATGAAAATTGAGGATGTAAAAGAATCTTCTAAAGATTATGACATAATAGTAAATGCAACTTCTGTAGGACTAAAAAATGAGCCAAGTGTTATTTCTTTAGAAGGCATCAATGAAAAAACAATAGTTTATGATATTGTTTACATGCCAATGAATACAGATTTTATAAAAAAAGCAAAAGCAAAAAATGCAGTAATAATTTTTGGTTATGAAATGCTACTAGGGCAAGCAGTAAGAGCCTTTGAGATATGGCATGGAATGGAAGCACCTTATAATGCCATGAAAAAAGCATTGTTAGGAGGATTTTGA
- a CDS encoding shikimate kinase: protein MAKAKATVHGAISLVNAIANQKGATLGIDLTVEATIETSPGKGITIESDNKTLSSRLINKTIEKIISKKDLEQNKILVKLDSEIPTGYGLKSSSAISSAVALACAKIFKPKFTDQQILLAGVDASIESKVSITGAYDDACSCYYGGFNVTDNAKKRRIHFEKGPTNLIAVIFIPKNRKRGNLKNLKVLSTVFENAWELAKKANYWEAMIINGLATASILNSDPKIITSLIEKGAIAASVSGNGPAIAAIVKKDNESNIKKIFSPLEGRVIVSKVNNKKAEVHEV, encoded by the coding sequence ATGGCAAAAGCAAAGGCTACAGTCCATGGAGCAATATCACTAGTAAATGCAATTGCAAATCAAAAAGGCGCAACTCTAGGCATAGATTTAACAGTTGAGGCAACAATAGAGACGAGTCCAGGCAAAGGAATCACCATAGAGTCAGATAATAAAACTCTCAGCTCCCGATTAATCAACAAAACAATTGAGAAGATTATCTCAAAGAAAGATTTGGAGCAAAATAAAATTCTAGTTAAGTTGGATTCAGAAATTCCAACTGGGTACGGATTAAAGAGTTCAAGTGCAATTTCATCTGCAGTTGCACTTGCATGTGCAAAGATATTCAAACCTAAATTCACGGATCAGCAGATTTTGCTTGCAGGAGTTGATGCATCAATTGAATCCAAAGTGAGCATCACTGGAGCATATGATGATGCGTGTTCATGTTACTATGGAGGGTTTAATGTAACTGATAATGCAAAGAAAAGAAGAATACATTTTGAAAAAGGGCCGACCAATTTGATAGCAGTGATATTTATTCCAAAAAATAGAAAACGCGGGAATTTGAAGAATCTCAAAGTGCTATCAACTGTATTTGAAAATGCTTGGGAATTAGCAAAAAAAGCAAACTACTGGGAAGCAATGATAATTAATGGTTTAGCTACTGCTTCAATTCTTAATTCAGATCCTAAAATCATTACAAGTTTAATTGAAAAAGGAGCAATTGCAGCTTCAGTTTCTGGAAATGGTCCTGCAATTGCAGCAATTGTAAAAAAAGATAACGAGTCAAATATTAAAAAAATATTCTCTCCTCTTGAAGGAAGAGTAATTGTCTCTAAGGTGAATAATAAAAAGGCTGAAGTTCATGAAGTGTAA
- the aroA gene encoding 3-phosphoshikimate 1-carboxyvinyltransferase: MKCKVEKSKISGQIICPANKSYTHRAIFLASLAGKNSEVKNFLHSADTTATIEACKKFGAEMIIENSSIIVKNPIKFDKIVPEINTENSGTTIRIASGIASLFSEEITLTGDSSLQKRPMQPLLDALSSIGAQCNSTDGKPPIKIKGRISGGDVKIPGNFSSQFISALLISAPLTEKGINLTIEGNLVSKPYLDATIATMRKFGVSVQTLIPYKRYNITPQRYKEATFTVPIDFSSLALLLSSTVLNGDEITIKGNIGNLPHGDEVFIDILEQLGVTVMINEEEIKIKSPEKLTGGKFDLSNSPDLLPPLAILALKSSSPIEIVNVKHARLKETDRIAIIARELVKLGINIQEKEDGLILESSENLKGAELNSENDHRLFMSFCIAGMYIGDCTVSDPESVNVSFPNFIEEMNRIGGKIQVD, translated from the coding sequence ATGAAGTGTAAAGTTGAAAAGTCAAAGATTTCAGGGCAAATAATTTGCCCTGCAAACAAGAGCTATACTCATAGGGCCATATTTCTGGCATCACTTGCTGGAAAAAATAGTGAAGTTAAAAATTTCTTACACTCTGCAGACACAACTGCAACAATAGAAGCTTGTAAAAAATTTGGTGCAGAAATGATAATTGAGAATTCATCAATAATTGTAAAAAATCCCATAAAATTTGACAAAATCGTACCTGAAATCAATACCGAAAATTCAGGAACAACCATTAGAATTGCATCAGGGATTGCCAGTTTATTTTCTGAAGAGATAACATTAACGGGAGATTCCAGTTTACAAAAAAGACCAATGCAACCGTTACTTGATGCATTATCAAGTATTGGTGCACAATGCAATTCAACTGATGGGAAACCACCAATCAAAATCAAAGGAAGGATTTCTGGAGGAGATGTCAAAATTCCAGGAAATTTTTCTAGTCAATTTATTTCAGCGTTGTTGATTAGTGCGCCACTTACAGAAAAAGGAATTAATCTTACAATTGAGGGGAACTTGGTATCAAAACCATATCTTGATGCAACAATAGCTACAATGAGAAAGTTTGGAGTGTCAGTTCAGACATTAATTCCATACAAAAGATATAACATCACACCACAAAGATACAAAGAGGCAACATTTACTGTTCCAATTGATTTTTCTAGTCTCGCATTACTTCTCTCATCAACTGTTCTTAATGGTGATGAAATTACAATTAAGGGCAACATAGGAAATTTACCACATGGTGATGAAGTTTTCATAGATATCCTAGAACAATTAGGAGTTACTGTTATGATCAATGAGGAAGAAATCAAAATCAAATCACCTGAAAAACTAACTGGTGGAAAATTTGATTTGAGTAATTCACCGGATCTTTTACCACCCCTTGCAATTTTAGCTTTAAAATCATCATCACCAATTGAAATAGTAAATGTAAAACATGCAAGACTAAAAGAAACAGACAGGATTGCAATAATTGCAAGAGAACTTGTTAAATTAGGAATCAATATTCAAGAAAAAGAAGACGGCTTAATCTTAGAGTCTTCAGAAAATTTGAAAGGAGCTGAACTTAATTCCGAAAATGATCATAGATTATTCATGTCTTTTTGTATTGCTGGAATGTACATAGGAGATTGCACAGTATCAGATCCAGAATCAGTAAATGTTTCATTTCCAAATTTCATAGAAGAGATGAATCGTATTGGCGGAAAAATTCAAGTGGACTGA
- a CDS encoding ATP-binding protein, translating to MALTNLIINGIQAIDGKGEIKINCEEHANEIMISIQDSGKGIPSDMKEHIFEPLFTTKQQGTGLGLASVASIVRGHNGIISVTSPPTIFTITLPKNPDSEDSV from the coding sequence GTGGCTCTTACTAATCTAATTATTAATGGAATTCAAGCCATTGATGGAAAAGGTGAGATAAAAATAAACTGTGAAGAACATGCAAATGAAATTATGATTTCTATTCAAGATTCTGGAAAAGGAATTCCTAGTGATATGAAAGAACATATCTTTGAACCACTATTCACCACAAAACAACAAGGAACAGGACTTGGCTTGGCGAGTGTCGCCTCTATTGTCAGAGGTCACAATGGTATCATTTCTGTAACTTCTCCACCAACAATATTTACCATAACTCTTCCAAAGAATCCTGACTCAGAAGATTCAGTCTAA
- a CDS encoding PAS domain S-box protein, producing the protein MKIRTKLALGLILIIGIFVAGQSYNSYLSSEINSVAEYHNSMSIPALTLLGDIEKSFITANHYVHYYIIFPNEKTKNAYLESQTTFLNHVREYENLSFAKNSLGDDLADDRMKNMMNNYVDHYENIFAEFVLTSDSIISNVDSGDSETVILLIQDLDVIYDDFQNILEQNYSMENTGIELEQNSINNISAQITNSNLILNILLGLVSIIIVIIISFDISKQVESLKQLTSQISDKQYDIVSTHSKNEFDALRNKIIEMGNTVKSSVQELENFRKALDNSASVTITDPNGVITYVNEQYCQISQYSRDELVGKTHKIVQSGYHTFSFYEDMWDTLKSGKTWSGEIKNKSKDGTFHWGKTVITPVIYDGNTIHHYIEIRTDITPRIKLQEKILKQEKLVTIGELSARLAHDIRNPLSIIQVSLENLKLMSKDTKIDQKHFDRVERAISRISHQIEDVLGFIRNEPMQIEKHKFL; encoded by the coding sequence TTGAAGATTCGCACAAAATTAGCTCTAGGACTAATACTGATAATTGGAATTTTTGTTGCAGGTCAGTCTTACAATAGTTATTTATCTTCTGAGATTAACTCTGTTGCTGAATACCACAATTCTATGAGTATTCCTGCATTAACGCTTCTGGGAGATATTGAAAAGTCTTTCATTACTGCTAACCATTATGTACATTATTACATTATTTTTCCTAATGAGAAAACAAAAAATGCCTATTTGGAATCACAAACTACTTTTCTTAATCATGTCCGTGAATATGAAAATTTGTCGTTTGCAAAAAATTCCTTGGGTGATGATTTAGCTGATGATAGGATGAAAAATATGATGAATAATTATGTTGATCACTATGAAAATATCTTTGCTGAGTTTGTCTTAACGTCTGATTCTATTATTAGTAATGTGGACTCTGGAGATAGTGAGACTGTAATATTATTAATTCAAGATTTGGATGTAATTTATGATGACTTTCAAAATATATTAGAACAAAATTATTCTATGGAAAATACTGGAATAGAACTAGAGCAAAATTCTATTAATAACATCTCTGCTCAAATAACAAATTCTAATTTGATCTTAAATATTCTTTTAGGATTAGTATCTATAATCATTGTTATAATAATCTCATTTGATATTTCTAAACAAGTAGAGTCTTTGAAACAATTAACTTCTCAAATTTCCGATAAGCAATACGATATCGTTTCCACTCATTCTAAAAATGAGTTTGATGCTCTAAGAAATAAAATCATTGAAATGGGTAATACTGTAAAATCCTCCGTACAAGAACTTGAAAATTTCAGAAAGGCATTGGATAACTCTGCAAGTGTAACAATCACAGATCCTAATGGTGTAATTACTTATGTTAACGAGCAATATTGTCAAATTTCACAATATTCTAGAGATGAATTGGTTGGTAAGACCCACAAAATTGTCCAATCAGGATATCATACTTTTTCATTCTATGAAGATATGTGGGATACTCTCAAATCCGGAAAGACTTGGAGTGGTGAAATAAAAAATAAATCAAAAGATGGAACTTTTCATTGGGGTAAAACCGTGATCACTCCTGTTATTTATGATGGAAATACAATACATCATTATATTGAAATCCGAACTGACATTACACCACGAATAAAACTTCAGGAGAAAATACTAAAACAAGAAAAACTTGTTACTATAGGTGAACTATCTGCAAGATTGGCGCATGATATACGAAACCCTCTATCAATCATTCAAGTATCTCTTGAAAATCTAAAATTAATGTCTAAAGACACAAAAATCGATCAAAAACATTTTGATAGAGTAGAACGTGCAATAAGTAGGATATCTCATCAAATTGAAGATGTTTTAGGTTTCATTAGAAATGAACCTATGCAAATTGAAAAACACAAATTTCTGTAA